The genome window TTCAGGCCAGACAGGGTAGAGCCGTACCCCCACccatgtgccccccaccccaagcaggggACTCCCAGGTGcttcttgggggaggggatggctGCAAAGTTCCCATCTAACAAATAGGAAAGTTTTTGCAGCGCTGGGGCTCGGAGTAGggggcagctggggaggggggtccaCCGGGCGGGGGGCAGGGATCTTCCCAGGAGCCCCCCCAACCTTGGGGGAGccactccttcccccctccccggccaGGTCTGGGCTGAGCGTCGCCTGGCTCGGGGCTCCCTGTGTTAGTTGGGGTCTGCTCCCGGGGCTCCTGCGCGGCTCTTGGGGCGCCCAGAGAGCCAGGACGAGGGTCCCCAGGCGGGCCAGGGGTGCCCCTTGCTCCTCGCCTGCGCCCCGGCCCGAGCGCCCTCCGGCTGCCGAGCTATGGGGGCGCAAAGGGGAAATGTCGCTGCGCCCCACTCGCACCCAGCGCCGTTTGGGGCACCCTGAAGTGGCGGGGGACGGCGGCAGGGGGAGCTGGCCGCGGGGCCCGAGAGCTCAAGGACCGGAGCAGCCGGTAGCGACCATGCGGGGCCCCGGAGCCGCCGGGAGACGCGGGAAAAAGCCGCTTTAGGCAGCCGAAGAAACACAGATGTCGGCAGCGAGGCGCCATTCGGGGCCTGAGCAGGCAGCCAGCAACCCTGTCCTCACCGCGGTCCGCGCTTGAGCGCTAAATACCCGGATGCGCCGGCTGCTGCCTAGAGAGCCAGACACAgagcaggaggcagaggcaggagGCTGAGGAGGCTGACACCAGAGGTGGGGGATTCAGCCCCAGACAGAGGAGAGGAGCCAGCAGGCGTTTGGTGCCGGCCTGACAGCGGGGCACTTGGCCAGAGAAGAGTCTTGACAAGCTGACAGGCCCCAGCCAAGACCTCCTTCGGTCTCGAGGGGCTATTCCCTGGGAAAGCTGCCCTGGCCACACCCTGCCACCAActgccaggaaaggggggggtgaCATCCTACCCTGGTGCATCTGGCAGCAGGGGtgatttttcctctctctctttttaatctgCTGCAAAGAGGATTGTGGGGAGAGTGTCATACTTTCATCAGCTGGATCCTTTGCAACGAGGCTGCTGGGAAGTTGCCCCACGTGCCCAGAGAGAAATTCAGCAGCAGCCCCAAAGCCAGGTGGCATAGACAACCAACTTCTTTTCCAGAAAGGAAATTGCAAGGCAGGATGACTGAAAACTCTGCTGCAGCACCTGCTGCCAAACCTAAGCGGGCCAAGGCAACCAAGAAGTCAACAGATCATCCCAAGTACTCTGACATGATAGTGGCTGCCATTCAGGCCGAAAAGAGTCGGGTGGGCTCATCCCGTCAGTCCATCCAGAAATATATCAAGAGCCATTACAAAGTAGGGGAGAATGCGGACTCCCAAATCAAGTTGTCCATCAAAAGGTTAGTGACAACAGGTGTTCTGAAGCAGACCAAAGGGGTTGGTGCCTCTGGCTCCTTTCGCTTGGCCAAGGGTGATGAGCCCAAGAAGGCCCCAGTGAAGAAGGCCAAAAAGGAAGTCAAGAAGGCTGCGACGCCCAAGAAGGCAGTTAAGCCTAAAAAGGCTGCTGCCAAGTCACCAGCCAAGAAGCCCAAACCTGCGGCAAAGAAAGCCAAAAAGAAGCCAGTGGCTGCTCCAAAGAAAGCCAAGAAGCCAAAGACTGTCAAGGCCAAGCCAGTGAAGGCATCCAAGCCTAAAAAGGCAAAAGCATCAAAACCCAAAGCAAAGTCCAGTGCAAAGAAGTCAACCAAGAAAAAGTGAAGTACACGCTTGGGATCTTTTCTTGGACATCCTTCTTGACCTGTACTCTGTAAATAGATTTCTCCTTTATTCTCTACTCATTTCTATTGCAGCTTTATAAAGACTGAACTATTCCCCCCCATAATAGTTTAAATAATCCATTGTTTTTTTCAGTAAGGAAAGCTCCATTTTGggtttgcattttgttttcatttgtaatCTTAAAGAGCTCTTGTCTTCATTTTACTTCCCTTTCCCCAGGTATGCAATGTACTTGTGTTTTTGAGCATGAAAGAAGAACAGATtggatgtgtggggtggggatatGCTCCTATTGCTTGGCAGGAATGTTAGAAATACTGTGCTAATAAAGGTACATAGTATGGATCTTCCTTGGCCAACTCTACATTAATAGAAGGGTTAGAGAAACACTACCATGTTGGAAGCTTTCAGTTACACTATAATATGCTTATTTAAGAACAAAATTAGCCTTTCCCAGGCAAATAAAATTCCAATGCATCCAAATGCATGCAGGATGGTGTGTTTCTCTTCAGCACTGGTGGAAGGGTGGTTAATCTTTCCGTTGACTTTCTTTCAGAGAAAGAGTGGGTGCGGTGATTTTTGAAATCAGTGCAAATGTTTGCAATTATTGGGATTCtcctgttaaaaaaaactgttgatgAAACACACTGAAGCAGGGACTATATAATTCACCTTCTGAAGAAATTAGAAATGGCTATCTTCGTTTCTGAATTCTGGCCGCCAGCTCAGTCCTGACAACTCTTagggaaagtgttttgaaaactccTTTCTTTGCAGTCCATGAAGTCATGTAACGGGATTCTAAGTGCTTCCGAGCCTTGCAGTGCCTGCTTCCTAATCCACAGCTTTTGTGTTTAGAGTATTGTGTCTACAGTAcaatcctttcttttcttttgaaatattgGGTTTCTACTGTCCGGCCAAGGGCGGGAAGAATTAATGGGGGAGGTGACGGAAATGTAGCCAATATTGAATCTGCTGAAGTAGCTTCGTGAAGCTGTGTAAAATTACTGATTAGGTTTGGGATGGTTTAAttttccaagggggggggggaatggaaaggataATTTTCAGtactgtggggttttttaaaaagtatgcttGTGTAAACAAAGGAAAATTCTCATAGGACTGACACCTGATTgtctattttattttgtatgtgtaATTTTGTGCAAGAAAGATTTAGCTGTCTTTGTAATTTTagggtttaaaataaaatgtaaaaaacaatgACTTGGGTTTTCCTCCTTTTATTGTCTTTTAATGTACTTAAATTATACAACTGGAAAATGATAAGCTCATCTGTACATATCCCGAACTGGATAGGAGCACAGTTTCCGTTCTGATCTGTAAAGTGGAAAAGGAAACGTAGAGTATACCAGTAAAGAAACAAAAGGTAACAAAGTTTGGTGCCTATACTATTAAAAAGTCCTTCCTGGGGATTTATGAAGGATCTGGATGTGACAGGCTGGGGCAGTAAAGCTTTTCCCAAGAAAAGTCAATAGCCGAATAGCCGCCAGATGGCAGCCAAGTAAAGCATCCCTTCactttgcaattttttaaaaaaaggcatcctcAAACAGTTGCATATTTCAGCTGATAGGCAGCGTTGTTTCTTGGTTCCTTCCCTACCATTGTGATCCTATGTAAACTAAGGCCCATGTTGCCCTGCCTGGTCGATACTGTGATGAGTAAAATGCATCTGGCAACATTTTAGGGACATGCTCTCGGAAGCCCAATTATCTTTTGCTCCCTGGGTGTGTCCATTGTGTGTTTACAAATAGATTTCTGCTTCATTCTGGAGTAGACGTGGCAGGCACATGGCAGCCCCTTGGGCAGCAAGATAGCTTGCTTGTTCTAAACTGCTAAATCAGTTGGATAAAAGCAGCTGCCTCTTCATTGCATGGTAACATCAGATGTACTGAGATGATTGCAAAGTCTGTGCTGATGTTACAATGGCCATCTTGGCAGTGTGTACAGGAGGGGGCATCCTGGGCAGAATGCCCAGCACCACTGGAGTAAAAGGAGCCCTTGCACAAAATGCGTGCATTGTACCCCTGAGACACTCATGCTGATGTGTCCATGTTAATAGAAATCAGTGTGATGATGGTTATTTTACATCCCAGGAACCTTTCTTCCAGATAAACAGAACTACCACCCCATCAgtttcttaccagcatggccaattggccatgctgacagaggctgatgggaattgtagttcctgaacatctggagagccgcaggttccctacccctgttttacaCCAAGGGCCGAACTTCTGCATGCATGTTGCCTAACTGCTGAGATTCACTTATGCAACCAGGTTTCCTGCCAGGACTCGGACTTGAGGCTATACATAAAGCCCCAGCGTGAGGTAAATGATGGGATAGGTTGTATAGACTGGAGGCAGCTGTATAACCTCACTGCATTGTACATATAACATAAGCAATCCCTAGCAGCTCTGCCCAGTGTGACTGGAAATAAGCCTTCCCCTGTGTCTTGTGCAAACAGAAATTTACACCCCCCTACCCCTTATTTGGGACCATTTCATTTGGTTCTTAGTTACACGTTGCTAGTATTATATGGGACTACCTCTGGCATCAGAGGCAATGTCTCCAATCTGAGTTGATGTCACACAACACGTGAAGGATGGTTTTTAGATTTGGTGGTCTAGTTTATGGGATCAATTGAAATGTTTTTGGGGGGGCTGCAATATTTAAATAGATTAATCATCGGAGTAATGTTTGATGATTAGATTAATGTTTAAGAGATCATATTTAAAAGGTGCCTAAACTAAATGctcagcagatttttaaaaaattaaatatttgcaaTATAACTTCCAAAGCCTGAAACTAGCAGGCGCCATCTTAACAGAAATGTTGCTCTTCTCAAATACAAAGAATGCCTGTATCTGCTTCTGTGTGATTGTTTtgggtaaaaagaaagaaaactagggCATATTTTGGTCTATACAATTGTTTATGCACATATACATTTGTACTGGTGAAGCATAACAGTCAATTGAATTGTGTATTTAATTAGCTGAAACTGCTGAAATTACTAGCAAAAAGgtccaggatttttttaaaggctgggtTTTCTAAAATTGGATGCACAATCTTTTCACAGAAgcaaaactatggccccttccacacggaccaataaacatgggtgtaagACACTAAAACAAAcgtttttcggggggggggacttcacacagatcctgcccccaaaatgaatctgccccatgttatttcccccaaaccagtttttttaattgctcaagtgaatggccaggcaggaggcactttatttgcctcccttttcctttttaacaatttttttgcagcttacatctgtgtagttacacaggtgcagatggtcgtatcatcagacatcagcatggttgtgtgggttcatttgtgcatgcctgtgtagctacacatgggtgggaagtaattttttacaaatagatgtgtctctgtgcgaaggcacaacggcaacccggattgtttccatggcctccaattgctgcctgcacggatgcatgtgaatgtgaaaacaggaaaacggggccctttatcctgactgcaactattatacatttgctgtgcagaaggggcctatctccagatgttatgagaaGAAATAATAAGTTGGGAGTTTTTCTTAGAGCACTATACATTTGGCAAACACAATATGGATAGGAAAATCACTACTAAAGGCAGAAAACCGTGGCTCAGTAGGTAGAAGGTTATATCACTGCATGCCTTGGTAAGATGAGGGCTGATAGGGGAAGGAATGGGGGGAGGGCCTGTGGAATCATGGGGACCCAGGCAACTACTAACAGTGCTGCTATACAGCTATAGATTCAGCTATAGATTCAGCAGAAcacttacagaagagaagggaagagtatgaccttggaccagtcactaaTCTCAGtttagcccacctcacagggttgttgtgtgaggATAACATTGGGCAACTACACTGTCCTGTGCACCTTGGccgaaagtgggatataaatggaatagTGGGAAATATACGTGGTGTTCACCTGCCTACTGATATGCAAACAACAAGTCATGAGATTTGTTCTCATACTTCTGGGTGATGTGAGGTGAAAGTCAGAGGGAATCTTTGTCTGGGGTCCTGTAATTCTGGGTGGGTTTTCATCTGGGCAGCCAGGTAAACAGGCCTAACTCACTTATAGAAGAAACAGTGATAATGAAGGGCAAAGACCTAAGGTGGTGGACTGGACAGCTGATTGCAGGTAGCAGATTCCAACTTTGAATGTTCACATAGAAAATtagaagagaaaacagaaaaatagcaCAGCAGGGATAAAAGTTTCCACTCCATCTCTTTGCCAGCTGTGCAGCCTGCCCacctgctggggttttttttacacaggTAAGCCTCCATCTGTATTTTGAAGTAGCTCAGTCCATTTGACCAGCCTTCTGATACCTTATTTGCCTGCATTTTACCTGTGCCTCAAATACTGAAAGACTTGTTCTAAAGTCCATCTGATTGTAGAAAGCAGGTGGTCACGGGCTCagtggagagccagtgtagtgtagtggttaagagaggtggattctaatctggagaacagggttggattccccactactccacctgagtggcagaggcttatctggcaaaccagatgtgtttccacactcctacattcctgctgggtgactgtgggctggtcacacttctttggaactccctcagccccacctatttcaaaaggtgtctgttgtggggagtagaagggaaatgagcttttaagccaccttgagtctccttccaggagagaaaggtgaggtataaatccaaacttcccctcctcctccgtcttcttcgtcttcctcctcctcctcattcttctTGCTGAAAAAAGTGCCTTCCCCCTGTAAAGCCTCCACTGTCTGAATCCATTTATGGATTTTTCAGTGTTTCCAGTGTCTGAGTCTCCACCAAAGGAGAATTCAGTGCCAATTTGCAAAGAGGGCAGTCCTGCACTGAAGGCATTGGAAGGACATATTCACATGTTAGACGAGCTGAGTTGATACCGAATGCTTTCCATACCAAGAATCTCTAATCTGGAGCCAAACATGTACAGATGGGGCACCTGCTGTTAACCTGCAACGAGACATTATACATATTCATGGTTTCCCACAGTCCTAGGCTATGTTGTAGTGTGCATGCTATAGCAACTGTTAAAGTTACTTTAAAGTTACTGTTAAAGTACTttcaaagactgtactttctgagacttttaaggaagcaacaactagatggaaaacttctggtgtccttttaccgctgtgctatagagagtgtcctaacctactgcatctgtgtatggttctccagttgcacagtggcgaataggaaggcgctccaaagggtgatcaatactgcacaaaggattatcggctgccctctcccctccttggaagaaatctataatgcccgaagtctaaataaagcccaaaatattctaagggacccgtctcatccagcacactctctttttaaactgctaccatctggcagacgatacagggccctcagaactaggacaaagaggcttagagacagcttctactctagagctgtggctatgctaaactccgctgcttcatattgatgtatttggggctatgtagggatgggtggaggatgatgatgtatgagtctgaaattgcatgagtctgaaattgtatgagtctgaaattgtgtgcatcgaggaatgctgctgtaaatttcgttgtgcgtgcacaatgacaataaaatgcttatgcttatgttaggCAGGCCTAGGAGACCTATTAGGGCTACAGGAATGCTACTGTGAGTTCTCTGATGGAACACAAACAGGACATACACAAATAGTTTATTTATCTCACTGGATCACTGGTGTAATAACATTTGGTGAATTGTGAACACAGTCTAAATCAGGCTAAAGCCAAATATCCCTATTTTGAGACCGCAGTCTGAATAATCAGCTACTAATAAAAGTCAATCTGTCTTCAGACTTTTCTTAAGTctcactttcacagctggaaaagAAAGCTGAAAAATGTAACTGTGTATATAGGAATAATTTGGATCATGCAACCTAATAAGAAACACTGTGTACACTGTAAATAGTAGAGTCCTGTAGTACCTTAAAaacaacagccccatccaatgggccagCTACCCGGTTGTGGCTCCACAGGCCCAGCACTCCCATGGGGGCTTCCTGGCGGCACGGGGAGGCATGAAACGTAAGAAAGCCTCTTTGCCAGGCTCGAAATGTGAAAAAGCCTTCCtgacactgggaagcccccattgggcttaatggactcaTGGAACcttttttgatggcataagtCCTAAACCCAGCCCACCAACGCAATGGGGACAATGCTCAAGAGGGAACTGACTAGTTTCGGCTCCATTCCCAGACAGTTCCTGCTACATGAGCAGTGGCCTCAGGAATGCAGGGACACTGATGCCACATTCAGCGCTACGTCCCACGActgtggagggctgcagcagccacaTGTGGGCAAATTTTCCTCTCTGCCAGGGAAAGCAAATCCACTGGCCCAGCCCCACACTGCTCCCACTGGCGGATTCAGCCCCGccgcctttggatggggctgtaaaccATTTATTGTGGTATGAGGTTTGTAGGCCAAATGCATAAAATGGTAGTCCCAGTGAGCAGGAATACATGTCACAAGTACAGAAAGAAGAATGGTAGAAGAGGAATGTGAGGGGCCAAAAGACCAAGCAATATAAGTGAGGTAGGACAGAGCACAGACAAAAGATTGTTAAAAGGGCCAATTAGAGTGTGCGCTGAACCATGCCTAATTATGAATTGGCAAGCAAGATGCATAATGTACAGCACGAGGCAGTGTTGTGCAGAGGTTGGAGtgacagactaggatctaggagagtCAGGTTGGAAGCtctgctctgctgtggaaactcattgagtgaccttgggccagtcaatttCGACTGAAACCAACCGACAAGTCacttgttgtgagaataaactgGAGAAGGGGAGACTGATGTGGTATGTTGCTTTGGATCTcccctggagagaaaagtggggttataaatatctaaataaatgggGGGAAACCCATTCAAAGGGATTTTGTGTAGTGAGCTTGATACTCCttggccgattacgcacaaggcTTCTGCTgtacaatgggggcaaatgtgaattgccacaagatttcttgtacagatgtatttcctcaagctctgctttcactttccattctccctgcagcaagtgagaccacttctagcccaaatttaattttgctttgcagcaagagcaggcagatttgccagtgggcacaggttTGCTCTggatctcttccctccacccacaaccaGCACAcctaatctcccctcccccctgctccaCTCCTTTGTGCTACTTTGCACACTTCTCCCTTGCCCTCTgccctgttgccaactcctttTTGCTTCTCTAAATTCTTTATTAATACATCGAtatcaagcagggtctctttctggctcaaTCCACCCCACCTCCTGCTTCcgccctccctgatgatctggagggcatttttaaaactttcttttagacaagtttcaattttaaaaataaacctcttGTTCCTGCTGAGCCTGAGTCAGTGTCAAATGTGCAAATGAATTCCAGTTCAGCCACTGAACACTTTGAGTTTCCCTTTCAAGTGCTGTTTTAAACATGACAACATTTAATTCTTCTATAGAACCTGACGAactttcttcttttgtttctgaCAAGGAGGACAGGGATAAGTTTTTGAGGTCTAGAGCAGGAATTAGCAACCTTTTATCATTAAAAGCCAAACTATGCCATAATTCAAAAATCAACAAAGGTCCCTTTCTGCCCAGGCAACACAAACAagttaaatgaacccatgttgcctgaaTCACTGTCCAATagcacattagagaccaacaggatgtTCAGGatataagattttgagagtcagagctccttTCCTCAGACatgagtaggaatggagatctgggtctttttatcccagtcagaaggtaggAGAGGtattgtaaagaatgcttgtaaaagATGCAAAGGTACAATACAAAttataatcagcttgattagagcagagggaaTATGCTTggggacagaaaattagcatctgtagtgagataaaaatcctatgtccctattcagcactggagagccagcatggtatagtggttaagagcaggtgtactctaatctagagaactgggtttgattccctgatctgccacttgagctgtagaggcttatctggtgaatcaaattagcttgtgcactccagcacatgccagctgggtggccttgggttagtcacagttctttagagctctctcagccccacctacctcacagggtgtttgttgtgagggaggaagggaaaggagattgtaagcccctttgagtctccttgcaggagagaaaagggggatataaatccaaactcctcctcctcctcctccttcttcttggtacagtaaaccacctctaatcatctcttgtcttgaatacCCCATGGTTGTGAGTTAGCAGCacattcttctttttcaaagtgatcccatagggtttttaaggcaagagatattcagaggtggtttgtccttgCCAGACTCAACGAACCTGGGTTTTTGAGGTCCTAGTGACAGTCCAACACAGTAACCACACCATACTGACTCTCTCAAAAGTCCTTTAGCCCCACAAAATCTCTTTGGGACATTCACCTGCTGATTTTTCTAGCATCCCACCTATACCACCCAATATACATtaaatacataatttttaaaggaGTCATATTGGTTCTAGAGCAATAGGTTACAGACCACTAAATCAGCAAATGCATGAAGCTGGCAAATATCTCTATGACTAGAGCTACTCAGACATTCAGGAAGAGCTGTCATTAGGTACTAAAGGGACTAAAGGGGCTCAAGTTCAGTTCCTGGtgtcccagtttttaaaaaatcagttacaAGAGACTTTTGTTTGAGAGCAATTGCCTGTCGAGTGGACAGAACTGAGCCAGGTGAGCCAATGGTCGGATtttaca of Sphaerodactylus townsendi isolate TG3544 linkage group LG06, MPM_Stown_v2.3, whole genome shotgun sequence contains these proteins:
- the LOC125435024 gene encoding histone H1.0; translation: MTENSAAAPAAKPKRAKATKKSTDHPKYSDMIVAAIQAEKSRVGSSRQSIQKYIKSHYKVGENADSQIKLSIKRLVTTGVLKQTKGVGASGSFRLAKGDEPKKAPVKKAKKEVKKAATPKKAVKPKKAAAKSPAKKPKPAAKKAKKKPVAAPKKAKKPKTVKAKPVKASKPKKAKASKPKAKSSAKKSTKKK